From a single Gemmatimonadota bacterium genomic region:
- a CDS encoding Ppx/GppA family phosphatase encodes MTAASHPLSPPVPERIAAIDVGSNSIRLSVAEYDPSSGLRIIDEVKDQPRLAMGIAATGNLDQLAMERAVAVIKRMKEVADRRQVSRIRAVATSAVREAGNGREFVKRVKRETGITLEVVTGDVEANLSYRSVAHHFQLNNKRALIADIGGGSLEMVGAVNGLVEITSSLPLGAVRLTEMWIVGDRSIQKEVGDLRRWVRKRLRKALARREWINATMIGSGGTFTNLARMVRGRRGFDIGEAVHGETVTTAEVEQMLEWLQTKTSEERGAVPGLNPQRADIILAGLGVTAELLDLIEAPSLRVSAYGLREGLLLEMVGDERALAVDPLRAMREFVDRCQGDKRHVEQVRVLALALFDRLHHVLRAPPAERALLEAATLLHDVGQVVSYRSHHKHSYQLILHADRLSLGSRERTLVALISRYHRKKGPSRKHAEFIRLSEADQETVRRLSGILRVADGLDRGHAAMVDHISTRLTKEQLTIRVGPKKAGADLSLEVWGASRKADVLEGVLGRSVVIALTSPDQTP; translated from the coding sequence GTGACGGCCGCGAGCCACCCCCTTTCTCCCCCGGTTCCCGAGCGCATCGCCGCCATCGACGTCGGCTCGAACTCGATTCGGCTGTCAGTGGCGGAGTACGACCCCTCGAGCGGCCTTCGGATCATCGACGAAGTCAAAGACCAGCCGCGGCTCGCCATGGGGATTGCCGCCACCGGCAACCTCGACCAGCTCGCGATGGAGCGCGCGGTCGCCGTGATCAAGCGGATGAAGGAAGTCGCCGACCGTCGCCAGGTCAGCCGGATCCGGGCCGTGGCCACGTCGGCGGTGCGGGAAGCCGGCAACGGCCGCGAGTTCGTGAAACGGGTCAAGCGTGAGACCGGCATCACCCTCGAGGTCGTGACCGGTGATGTCGAGGCCAACCTGTCGTATCGGTCGGTGGCCCATCATTTCCAGCTCAACAACAAACGGGCCCTGATCGCCGACATCGGCGGGGGCAGCCTCGAGATGGTCGGCGCCGTGAACGGGCTGGTCGAGATCACCTCCTCGCTGCCCCTTGGGGCCGTGCGACTGACGGAAATGTGGATCGTCGGCGACCGGTCAATCCAGAAGGAAGTCGGTGACCTCAGGCGCTGGGTCCGGAAGCGGCTCCGGAAGGCCCTGGCCCGGCGCGAGTGGATCAACGCCACCATGATCGGCTCGGGCGGGACCTTCACCAACTTGGCCCGGATGGTGCGCGGGCGGCGCGGCTTCGACATCGGGGAGGCGGTGCATGGCGAGACCGTCACCACCGCCGAGGTCGAACAAATGCTGGAGTGGCTGCAGACCAAGACATCCGAGGAGCGAGGCGCCGTGCCCGGCCTCAACCCTCAGCGCGCCGACATCATCCTGGCCGGCCTCGGCGTCACTGCGGAGCTCCTCGACCTGATCGAGGCGCCGTCGCTCAGGGTCAGCGCCTACGGGCTCCGGGAAGGCCTCCTCCTCGAAATGGTTGGTGACGAACGAGCCTTGGCCGTCGATCCGCTCCGGGCCATGCGCGAGTTCGTGGACCGCTGCCAGGGCGACAAGCGCCATGTGGAGCAGGTCCGAGTCTTGGCCTTGGCTCTGTTCGACCGGCTCCATCATGTACTCCGGGCGCCACCCGCCGAGCGGGCCCTCCTCGAAGCGGCCACTCTGCTCCACGACGTGGGCCAGGTGGTCAGCTACCGAAGCCACCACAAGCACAGTTACCAATTGATCCTGCATGCCGACCGGCTCAGCCTCGGCTCGCGGGAGCGAACCCTGGTGGCCTTGATCAGCCGGTACCACCGCAAGAAGGGACCGAGCCGGAAGCATGCCGAGTTCATCCGGCTCTCGGAGGCCGACCAGGAGACGGTCCGGCGGCTCTCGGGAATCCTTCGGGTGGCCGACGGCCTCGACCGGGGCCATGCCGCGATGGTCGACCACATCTCCACCCGGCTCACCAAGGAGCAGCTTACGATCAGGGTCGGGCCCAAGAAGGCCGGCGCGGATCTCTCGCTCGAGGTGTGGGGCGCGTCCCGCAAGGCCGATGTGCTCGAAGGCGTCCTGGGCCGGAGTGTGGTGATTGCCCTCACCTCACCGGATCAGACCCCGTAG
- a CDS encoding proline dehydrogenase: protein MSIARSLILRAAESQWLAGQMSRRSFSRRAIRRFMPGEELADAIGAAATLQGQGMGSLFTRLGEGLTKQADADAVRDHYLDVFDQLAARKLTTWISIKPTQLGLDLSADKCLKYLDTLAAKAVSTGSSLWIDMEDSTYVDRTLGLYRELKAKYEPVGLAIQSYLFRTPKDIEGLLPLKPWIRLVKGAYAEPAAIAFPVKRDNDWAFYDLSLKMLEGVKTYGGLAVFGTHDITLLQRIVASAKERGVKPGQYEIHMLYGIQTAAQRDFVAQGEAVKVLISYGHAWFKWYMRRLAERPANVMFVLKSLVG, encoded by the coding sequence ATGTCGATTGCCAGGTCCCTCATTCTTCGGGCCGCCGAGAGCCAGTGGCTGGCCGGTCAGATGTCGCGCCGCTCGTTCTCCCGGCGGGCCATTCGAAGGTTCATGCCCGGCGAGGAACTGGCGGACGCGATCGGCGCCGCCGCAACGCTCCAGGGCCAGGGGATGGGATCGTTGTTCACTCGGCTGGGGGAAGGATTGACGAAGCAGGCGGACGCCGACGCGGTGCGGGACCACTACCTCGACGTGTTCGACCAACTGGCGGCCCGCAAGCTCACGACTTGGATCTCGATCAAGCCAACCCAATTGGGACTCGACTTGAGCGCCGACAAGTGCCTGAAATACTTGGATACGCTCGCAGCCAAAGCCGTCAGCACCGGGTCGTCACTCTGGATCGACATGGAGGACTCGACCTACGTCGACCGGACCCTGGGCCTCTACCGGGAACTGAAGGCCAAGTACGAGCCGGTCGGCCTGGCTATCCAGTCGTACTTGTTTCGGACCCCGAAGGACATCGAAGGTCTCCTGCCGCTCAAGCCGTGGATTCGGCTGGTCAAAGGGGCGTACGCCGAGCCGGCGGCAATCGCTTTCCCCGTCAAGCGCGATAACGATTGGGCCTTCTACGATCTTTCGCTCAAGATGCTGGAAGGCGTCAAGACGTATGGCGGGTTGGCCGTATTCGGTACCCATGACATCACCCTGTTGCAGCGAATCGTCGCGTCCGCCAAGGAACGGGGGGTCAAGCCAGGGCAGTACGAGATCCACATGCTGTACGGGATCCAGACCGCCGCGCAACGCGACTTCGTGGCCCAAGGCGAGGCGGTGAAAGTCCTGATCAGCTACGGCCACGCCTGGTTCAAATGGTATATGCGGCGCCTGGCGGAGCGGCCGGCCAACGTGATGTTCGTGCTGAAGAGTTTGGTCGGCTAG
- a CDS encoding Hsp20/alpha crystallin family protein translates to MRMEIPGVIRDDLEVNLDGNLLTVGGKRELRKEEKGEDFLWEERIEGRFARTLRLPKMEPAMKSKITIK, encoded by the coding sequence GTGCGGATGGAGATCCCCGGCGTGATCCGGGACGATCTTGAGGTGAACCTGGATGGGAACCTTCTGACGGTCGGCGGAAAGAGAGAGCTCCGCAAAGAGGAAAAGGGTGAGGACTTCCTCTGGGAGGAAAGGATCGAGGGACGGTTTGCCCGAACGCTGCGGCTTCCGAAGATGGAGCCGGCCATGAAGAGTAAGATCACGATCAAGTAA
- a CDS encoding alpha/beta hydrolase → MTDPSQASPAWRTWTKEHLEREYSPSSTVPDIGAEIEAYVRDSAAARAAYPPLTVRYREDPSGTIDLFRPPGPGPHPALIYIHGGYWQELSKNESAFMVPALLAHGVAVAVVDYQLAPAARLPTIVAQCADACRYLVTEAGSLSLDPARLVVSGSSAGGHLAAMVLGDVTGLAGGVLLSGVYDLVPLVGTSINDALGLDEPAAERLSPSGRSMIAAVPLVVAVGEVETGEFHRQTAEFAEQKRAGGHLVTNFQAAGRHHFDLPYDLGNAESRLGRLSLVMIQGNQR, encoded by the coding sequence ATGACCGACCCATCTCAGGCGAGCCCGGCTTGGCGAACCTGGACCAAAGAGCACCTCGAACGCGAGTACTCTCCGAGTAGCACGGTCCCGGACATCGGAGCTGAGATCGAGGCCTACGTCCGGGACAGCGCCGCCGCGCGGGCCGCGTATCCTCCCCTGACCGTGCGATACCGAGAGGATCCGAGCGGGACCATCGACCTGTTCCGGCCCCCGGGGCCCGGGCCCCATCCGGCGCTGATCTATATCCACGGCGGCTATTGGCAGGAGCTCTCGAAGAACGAATCGGCCTTCATGGTGCCGGCGCTCCTCGCGCACGGCGTGGCCGTCGCGGTGGTGGACTACCAACTCGCGCCGGCCGCTCGCCTGCCCACGATCGTGGCCCAATGCGCCGACGCCTGCCGCTACTTGGTCACCGAAGCGGGTTCCCTCAGCCTCGACCCCGCCCGCCTCGTGGTCTCCGGTTCGTCGGCCGGCGGGCACCTGGCAGCGATGGTGTTAGGCGACGTCACCGGCCTGGCCGGTGGTGTCTTGCTGAGCGGGGTCTACGATCTCGTTCCCCTGGTCGGGACCTCCATCAATGACGCCCTCGGCCTCGACGAACCCGCCGCCGAGCGCCTGAGCCCCAGCGGCCGGTCGATGATCGCCGCTGTTCCCCTGGTCGTGGCGGTCGGTGAGGTCGAGACCGGCGAGTTCCATCGCCAGACCGCCGAGTTCGCCGAGCAAAAGCGAGCCGGGGGGCATCTGGTCACGAATTTTCAGGCAGCGGGACGCCATCACTTTGACCTGCCGTATGACCTCGGCAACGCTGAATCCCGTCTGGGGCGGCTGAGCTTGGTCATGATTCAAGGCAACCAGCGATAA
- a CDS encoding short-chain fatty acid transporter — protein sequence MADATPAPVDRLTRFSHIIGRIIPDAMSTAVAMLVLLALAALAIGNSGATVMDAFYRGLWMMVPFTMQMTLILVLSSTLGAAPIFRRIVARLSRIPTTRGGVVSLACFVVACLAYLYWGLAMALGPLVAIYFAREAEQKGISIDFPFLLATTTAAGSIWQFGLSSTPALLMNTPGHFLEKHTGLMPLSTTLWAPATLVFIAVFFVAVIVAARWLNPSRPEPLSQFPDAYQLADPIAVAAAEPIDMRAVAPSLSDRVERSSVPLLVLCAALAAWVYYHFAVKGLGLDLNSLNTVLLILALLVHRTVKNFTTALQTAILSCWPIVVMYHLYGGVAGLIQFTTVGTEFAGAFAAIATRYTFPFLTTLASTIVATFVPSSGGQWAIQGFVTATAADAVGVSVQRGLLAVGIGDQMGNLITPFWAAIGAGMARIDFRRFIGYQFAYAAIWFVLGVLIFTFLPA from the coding sequence ATGGCTGACGCTACCCCGGCGCCTGTCGACCGGCTGACCCGATTTTCCCATATCATCGGCCGAATCATCCCGGACGCCATGTCCACCGCCGTCGCGATGCTGGTCCTGCTTGCGCTGGCGGCGTTGGCCATCGGTAATTCGGGCGCCACTGTGATGGACGCGTTTTACCGCGGCCTCTGGATGATGGTGCCGTTTACCATGCAGATGACGCTGATCCTGGTCTTAAGCTCGACGCTTGGGGCTGCCCCGATCTTCCGTCGGATCGTGGCCCGGTTGTCCCGAATCCCGACCACCCGGGGCGGCGTCGTCTCGCTGGCCTGTTTCGTGGTGGCCTGCCTGGCCTATCTCTACTGGGGCTTGGCCATGGCGCTCGGTCCCCTGGTGGCCATCTATTTTGCCCGTGAGGCCGAGCAGAAGGGGATCTCGATCGACTTCCCGTTCCTCTTGGCGACCACGACCGCCGCCGGCTCGATTTGGCAGTTCGGCCTCTCGTCGACGCCTGCCCTTTTGATGAACACGCCAGGTCATTTTCTCGAAAAGCACACCGGGTTGATGCCGCTCTCGACGACGCTGTGGGCCCCGGCAACTTTAGTCTTCATCGCGGTGTTTTTCGTGGCCGTGATTGTTGCGGCCCGGTGGCTCAACCCGAGCCGGCCCGAGCCGCTGTCGCAATTCCCGGACGCCTACCAACTCGCCGACCCGATCGCCGTGGCCGCAGCGGAACCGATCGACATGAGGGCGGTTGCCCCGAGCCTCTCGGACCGAGTCGAGCGGAGCTCGGTCCCGCTATTGGTACTCTGCGCGGCGCTCGCGGCCTGGGTCTATTACCATTTTGCGGTCAAAGGCCTGGGTCTCGATCTCAACTCGCTCAACACCGTCCTCTTGATACTGGCGTTGCTCGTCCATCGCACCGTCAAGAACTTCACCACCGCGCTCCAGACGGCCATTCTCTCGTGTTGGCCCATCGTAGTGATGTACCATCTCTACGGCGGGGTGGCGGGCCTGATTCAGTTTACCACCGTGGGCACCGAGTTTGCGGGGGCGTTTGCCGCGATTGCAACGCGATACACGTTCCCGTTTCTCACCACCCTCGCGTCCACCATCGTTGCGACCTTCGTGCCGTCGAGCGGAGGCCAATGGGCCATCCAAGGCTTCGTGACCGCCACCGCCGCGGACGCGGTCGGCGTCTCGGTCCAACGCGGCCTCCTGGCCGTCGGGATCGGCGACCAAATGGGCAACCTGATCACTCCGTTCTGGGCCGCAATCGGGGCCGGAATGGCCCGGATCGACTTCCGTCGTTTCATCGGCTACCAGTTTGCCTATGCCGCGATTTGGTTCGTGCTTGGCGTCCTGATCTTCACGTTCCTCCCCGCCTGA
- a CDS encoding aldo/keto reductase, with translation MTEVERCRLGVGLEASRVVTGLWQIADMERDGRVLDLEAVAESMAPYAEAGLTSFDMADHYGSAEIVAGRFRSRTTRPVELFTKWVPTPAAGSRAEVREAVERALERMAMPALDLLQFHAWNYADPSWLDRLFWLDELRHAGLIRHLGLTNFDTAHLRMVVASGIPVVSNQVCFSLLDQRPARAMTALCAATGVKLLCYGTVAGGYLTERWLGKPAPATDPGATWSEMKYGRFVTEAGGWESLQQVLAVVHRIAGRHQVSMANVATRFILDHPGVGAVIIGARLGQSSHLADNLRVFDVHFTEADRAELQASLGELTPIPGDSGDEYRKPPYLTASGDLSHHVSAFPSPYPVRPGTGGKTLAQSGTSWESLAGYSRAIRIGNRILVSGTTATHGDRLIGGDDPAAQTHAVVDKIEGALQSLGGRLDQVVRTRIFVRDLADWEPVARAHGERFAGILPANTLVRAELIGPEYRVEIEAEAVVDGSYIDLPPRSHS, from the coding sequence ATGACCGAGGTTGAACGGTGCCGGCTCGGGGTCGGCTTGGAAGCATCGCGAGTCGTCACCGGCCTCTGGCAGATTGCGGACATGGAGCGGGACGGCCGGGTCCTCGACCTCGAGGCCGTGGCGGAATCGATGGCGCCTTATGCCGAGGCCGGCCTGACCAGCTTCGACATGGCGGATCACTACGGGTCGGCTGAGATCGTGGCCGGGCGGTTCCGGAGTCGGACCACGCGCCCGGTCGAATTGTTCACCAAGTGGGTCCCGACCCCCGCCGCCGGCAGCCGCGCGGAGGTCCGGGAGGCCGTCGAGCGGGCGCTCGAGCGGATGGCGATGCCGGCCCTCGACCTGCTCCAGTTCCACGCCTGGAACTACGCTGACCCGAGCTGGCTCGATCGGCTGTTCTGGCTCGACGAACTCCGCCACGCGGGCCTTATCCGGCACCTGGGCCTCACGAATTTCGACACGGCTCATCTACGGATGGTGGTGGCATCGGGAATTCCGGTGGTGTCGAATCAGGTCTGCTTTTCGTTGCTCGACCAGCGTCCGGCCCGGGCGATGACGGCCCTCTGCGCGGCGACCGGCGTCAAGCTGCTCTGCTACGGAACGGTGGCCGGCGGCTATTTGACCGAACGCTGGCTCGGCAAACCGGCCCCAGCCACCGATCCTGGGGCCACGTGGTCGGAGATGAAGTACGGGCGGTTCGTCACGGAGGCCGGCGGGTGGGAGTCGCTCCAGCAGGTGCTGGCGGTGGTGCATCGGATTGCCGGTCGTCACCAGGTGTCTATGGCCAACGTGGCCACGCGCTTCATTCTCGATCACCCGGGCGTTGGGGCCGTCATCATCGGCGCTCGCCTCGGTCAGTCGAGTCACTTGGCTGACAACCTTCGCGTCTTTGACGTTCATTTCACCGAGGCCGATCGGGCCGAACTCCAGGCGAGCCTCGGCGAGTTGACCCCGATCCCCGGCGACTCAGGCGACGAGTACCGGAAACCGCCATATCTGACTGCCTCCGGCGATCTCAGTCATCATGTCAGCGCGTTCCCCTCACCCTACCCCGTGCGGCCGGGCACCGGCGGCAAGACGCTCGCTCAATCCGGCACCAGTTGGGAATCCTTGGCCGGTTACTCCCGAGCCATCCGGATCGGCAACCGAATCCTGGTGAGCGGTACCACCGCCACTCACGGCGACCGGCTCATCGGCGGCGACGACCCGGCCGCCCAAACCCACGCGGTCGTCGACAAGATTGAAGGCGCCCTTCAGTCGCTCGGCGGTCGCCTGGACCAGGTAGTCCGGACCCGGATCTTCGTTCGCGACCTCGCTGATTGGGAGCCGGTAGCCCGGGCCCACGGCGAGCGGTTTGCCGGAATCCTGCCCGCCAACACCCTGGTCCGAGCCGAATTGATCGGACCGGAGTACCGAGTCGAGATCGAAGCCGAGGCCGTCGTCGACGGCAGCTACATTGACCTGCCACCCCGCTCACATTCCTGA
- a CDS encoding aldehyde dehydrogenase family protein gives MAWGPAPESPALANAWLDRFGRRFGHFIGGNFTAPGADTLVTVNPATGARLAEVSQGTPADVDLAVAAARAAAPGWVAIGGHRRATHLYAMARQVQKHSRLLAVLESLDNGKPIRESRDIDIPLVARHFYHHAGWAELMETELPGYGPVGVVGQIIPWNFPLLMLAWKIAPALAMGNTVVLKPAEYTPLTALLFGEICAGAGLPPGVVNIVTGDGRTGEALVNHSDVDKIAFTGSTEVGRTIRIATAGSGKKLSLELGGKSPFIVFDDADLDSVVEGVVDAIWFNQGQVCCAGSRILVQEPVADLLYAKLRARMETLRVGDSLDKAVDIGAIVAPVQLERIRSLVAQGVAEGATLWQPSWECPSDGLYYPPSMLTEVAPASTVAQVEIFGPVVVAMTFRTPAEAVELANNTRFGLAASIWTENVNTALDIAPQVKAGTVWINCTNVFDAASGFGGYRESGFGREGGREGLFEYVTRHSALGTRHSAALLGAERRVPSAECRTYKLYIGGKQVRPDSGYMMAVAGGEVGLGNRKDLRNAVEAAQAAARGWGRSTAHLRAQILYYIGENLGVRANEFAGGLVRTAGLTEAAAHVEVAAAVRRVGRAAAWADKYDGRVHATPMRAVTLAMPEPLGVVGIVAPPSPSLLGFLSTVLPAVAMGNTVVVVPSEDVPLAALECSQVFDTSDLPAGVINIVTGRVQELAPVLAGHDDVDGMWYFGTEAMSGEVERLSAGNMKRTWVDYGRARDWFDDAEGAGEEFLREATQVKNIWVPYGV, from the coding sequence ATGGCTTGGGGCCCGGCCCCTGAGTCTCCCGCCCTGGCGAATGCCTGGCTCGACCGGTTCGGCCGCCGGTTCGGTCATTTCATCGGGGGCAACTTCACCGCCCCCGGTGCGGACACCTTGGTCACGGTGAATCCGGCCACCGGCGCCCGGTTGGCGGAGGTGTCGCAGGGCACCCCAGCCGACGTCGACCTGGCCGTGGCCGCGGCGCGGGCGGCGGCACCCGGTTGGGTCGCGATTGGGGGCCACCGGCGGGCTACTCATCTCTATGCGATGGCCCGGCAGGTCCAGAAACACAGCCGGCTCCTGGCCGTACTCGAGAGCCTCGACAACGGGAAGCCGATCCGGGAATCCCGGGATATCGATATTCCCCTTGTGGCGCGGCACTTCTATCACCATGCCGGATGGGCCGAACTGATGGAGACTGAGCTCCCGGGCTATGGGCCGGTCGGGGTCGTCGGGCAGATTATTCCGTGGAACTTCCCGCTCCTGATGCTGGCCTGGAAGATTGCGCCCGCGCTTGCCATGGGAAATACGGTCGTCCTTAAACCGGCCGAGTACACGCCGCTGACGGCGCTGCTGTTCGGGGAGATTTGCGCCGGAGCCGGGCTCCCGCCGGGCGTCGTTAATATTGTCACCGGCGATGGCCGCACCGGTGAGGCGCTCGTCAACCACTCCGACGTCGACAAGATTGCCTTCACTGGCTCCACCGAGGTGGGCCGGACCATCCGGATCGCCACCGCGGGCAGCGGCAAGAAGCTCTCGCTCGAATTGGGAGGGAAATCGCCGTTTATCGTGTTTGACGACGCCGACCTCGACAGTGTCGTCGAGGGCGTGGTCGACGCGATCTGGTTCAATCAGGGCCAGGTCTGCTGTGCCGGTTCCCGGATTCTGGTCCAGGAGCCGGTGGCCGACCTACTCTATGCCAAGCTCCGGGCTCGGATGGAAACGCTCCGGGTCGGTGATTCGCTCGACAAGGCCGTCGACATCGGCGCGATCGTCGCCCCGGTCCAGTTGGAACGGATCCGTTCCCTAGTGGCCCAAGGTGTTGCCGAAGGCGCCACGCTCTGGCAACCGAGTTGGGAGTGTCCGTCGGACGGTCTCTACTATCCTCCCTCGATGTTGACCGAGGTGGCGCCGGCATCCACCGTGGCTCAAGTGGAGATCTTTGGCCCGGTGGTCGTAGCCATGACTTTTCGGACGCCCGCCGAAGCCGTCGAACTTGCCAACAACACCCGGTTCGGCCTGGCCGCGAGCATTTGGACCGAAAACGTCAATACCGCGCTCGACATCGCCCCCCAAGTCAAAGCCGGCACAGTATGGATCAACTGCACCAACGTCTTCGACGCCGCCAGCGGCTTCGGCGGCTACCGGGAAAGCGGCTTCGGCCGGGAAGGCGGCCGCGAAGGCCTTTTTGAGTACGTGACTCGGCACTCGGCACTCGGCACTCGGCACTCGGCCGCGTTGCTGGGCGCCGAGCGCCGAGTGCCGAGTGCCGAGTGCCGAACCTACAAGCTCTATATCGGGGGTAAACAGGTTCGGCCGGACTCGGGGTATATGATGGCGGTGGCGGGGGGGGAGGTTGGGTTGGGGAATCGAAAGGACCTCCGGAACGCGGTGGAGGCGGCGCAGGCGGCGGCCCGGGGGTGGGGGCGTAGTACGGCGCATCTGCGGGCTCAGATCCTCTACTACATCGGGGAGAATCTGGGGGTCCGGGCGAATGAATTCGCCGGCGGGCTGGTCCGGACCGCGGGTCTGACGGAGGCGGCGGCCCACGTCGAGGTGGCGGCGGCGGTGCGGCGGGTGGGTCGGGCCGCGGCGTGGGCCGACAAGTACGACGGACGAGTTCACGCCACGCCGATGCGGGCGGTGACGCTGGCCATGCCGGAGCCGTTAGGCGTCGTTGGGATCGTGGCGCCGCCGTCGCCGTCGTTGCTCGGGTTTCTGTCCACCGTGCTGCCGGCTGTGGCCATGGGGAATACCGTCGTGGTGGTGCCGTCGGAAGACGTCCCGCTGGCGGCCCTCGAGTGCTCGCAGGTCTTCGACACCTCGGACCTGCCGGCCGGGGTCATCAACATCGTGACCGGCCGGGTCCAGGAACTGGCTCCGGTGCTCGCTGGGCATGACGACGTCGACGGGATGTGGTATTTCGGCACCGAGGCCATGAGTGGGGAAGTCGAGCGGCTCTCGGCCGGGAACATGAAGCGGACCTGGGTCGACTACGGCCGGGCCCGCGATTGGTTCGATGACGCCGAGGGCGCCGGTGAGGAGTTTCTCCGCGAGGCCACCCAAGTCAAGAACATCTGGGTTCCCTACGGGGTCTGA
- the deoC gene encoding deoxyribose-phosphate aldolase — MPLPRNPGLALDLDWVREVRINRSAVERRADTLTKRRTVKKEWQLGWLLRAVTLMDLTTLSGDDTVRRVERLCAKARRPVRDDLLEALGFADRPIQVAAVCVYHVFVEAAVRALEGSGIPVAAVSAGFPAGLSPFAQRVDEIRASVAAGAAEIDIVITRAHVLGGNWLALYDEVRAFRAACGDAHLKTILATGELGTLRDVYRASLVCMMAGADFIKTSTGKETANATLSFGLVMSRAIRAYQERTGHTVGFKPAGGIRKAKESLDWLALIKEELGDRYLRPDLFRFGASGLLTDIERQLEFHLTGRYSAAHRHPLP; from the coding sequence ATGCCGCTGCCCCGCAATCCCGGCCTGGCGCTCGATCTCGATTGGGTCCGGGAGGTCCGGATCAACCGGAGTGCCGTCGAGCGGCGGGCCGACACCCTGACCAAGCGCCGGACGGTCAAGAAAGAATGGCAACTCGGGTGGCTGCTCCGGGCGGTCACCCTCATGGACCTGACGACCCTCTCGGGTGACGACACCGTACGGCGGGTTGAGCGGCTCTGCGCCAAGGCCCGCCGACCGGTCCGGGATGACCTGCTCGAAGCGCTGGGCTTCGCCGATCGCCCGATTCAGGTGGCGGCCGTCTGCGTGTATCACGTCTTCGTCGAGGCCGCCGTCCGGGCCCTCGAAGGGAGCGGGATTCCGGTGGCGGCCGTCTCCGCCGGATTTCCAGCCGGGCTCTCGCCGTTTGCCCAGCGGGTCGACGAGATTCGGGCGTCGGTCGCGGCCGGCGCCGCGGAAATCGACATCGTCATCACCCGGGCCCACGTCTTGGGCGGCAACTGGCTGGCATTGTACGACGAGGTTCGGGCCTTCCGGGCCGCCTGCGGCGACGCTCATCTCAAGACGATTCTGGCCACCGGTGAACTCGGCACCCTGCGCGATGTCTACCGGGCCAGCCTGGTCTGCATGATGGCCGGCGCCGATTTCATCAAGACGTCGACTGGCAAAGAAACCGCCAATGCCACCTTGTCGTTCGGGTTGGTGATGTCGCGGGCCATTCGAGCGTACCAGGAACGCACCGGCCACACCGTTGGATTCAAGCCCGCCGGAGGGATCCGGAAGGCCAAGGAATCCCTCGACTGGTTGGCGCTGATCAAAGAAGAGCTCGGCGACCGCTATCTCCGGCCCGATTTGTTCCGGTTCGGCGCCAGCGGGCTCCTGACCGACATCGAACGCCAACTCGAATTCCACCTGACCGGGCGATACTCCGCCGCTCACCGTCACCCGCTCCCCTAG
- a CDS encoding rhomboid family intramembrane serine protease, whose product MFPYKDDNPTLATPVVTFLLIGLNIAAWVFLQGLGTEPQLSASVCELGLIPGAVLGNLAPGTPVPGAGAIGCETVAANWLTVLTSMFLHGGWLHLLGNLWFLWVFGNNVEDSMGKLRFLLFYVATGVAAAAAQSAVNPSSAIPMVGASGAISGVMGAYIILYPKVRVHMVVFLGIFITRIAVPAVAMLGYWFLLQLVGGIPTLQAESGGVAFWAHAGGFVAGMVFVLMFRNPDLIAARVAHRMP is encoded by the coding sequence ATGTTCCCGTACAAGGACGACAATCCGACCCTGGCCACGCCGGTCGTCACCTTCCTGCTGATCGGGCTCAACATCGCGGCCTGGGTGTTTCTCCAGGGCCTCGGGACCGAACCGCAGTTGTCGGCGTCGGTCTGCGAACTGGGTCTGATTCCCGGCGCGGTGCTCGGCAACCTGGCCCCGGGTACCCCGGTGCCGGGCGCCGGGGCGATTGGCTGCGAAACGGTGGCCGCCAATTGGCTCACCGTCCTCACCTCGATGTTCCTTCATGGCGGCTGGCTTCACCTGCTCGGCAATCTGTGGTTTCTCTGGGTCTTCGGAAACAACGTCGAAGACTCGATGGGCAAACTCCGGTTCCTGCTGTTCTATGTGGCCACCGGGGTCGCGGCGGCGGCCGCTCAATCGGCGGTCAACCCGAGCAGCGCGATTCCGATGGTCGGGGCGTCCGGCGCGATCAGTGGGGTCATGGGCGCCTACATCATTCTCTACCCCAAGGTCCGGGTCCATATGGTGGTGTTCCTGGGGATCTTCATCACCCGGATTGCGGTCCCGGCTGTCGCGATGCTCGGCTACTGGTTCTTGCTCCAACTCGTCGGCGGCATTCCAACGCTCCAGGCGGAATCCGGAGGGGTGGCCTTTTGGGCTCACGCCGGTGGGTTCGTGGCCGGTATGGTGTTCGTCCTGATGTTCCGGAACCCTGATCTGATTGCGGCCCGCGTGGCCCATCGGATGCCGTGA